The proteins below are encoded in one region of Shewanella algae:
- a CDS encoding DUF885 domain-containing protein: MPITIRKSLLTLALGAVLSSSYPLLAQASVSGQSNQASNLAPEVIKAESAKANALFEAIFNEDVAASPVRQTFLGIKTDYGKWDSLGDAADDAALARAKQQLERLSLLDPTKLDSQSKLSLELLTAKLQRQIRDDKFRHYNYPVNQMYGIHSLVPSLLINQHSIADEADARAYISRLAGVPELFEQLITALKVRAEEGIIAPKFVFPHVLSDSRNIIHGAPFDSEPDSAIWADFKGKLAKLKLDEDTRDKLLDQATIALKEQLRPAYQKLIAYLETLEKRADSRDGVWKFPSGSAFYNNALANTTTTEMSADTIHQLGLDEVARIHGEMRAIMDKVGFKGDLKAFFEFMRQDEGFYFPDNDAGRRAYLREATALIDNMNSRLDEVFKVKPKAPLIVKQVEAFREKSAGKAFYNQPSADGSRPGTYYANLYDIMAMPKYQMEALAYHEGIPGHHMQIAIAQELEGLPSFRRFGSYTAYIEGWGLYSEYFPKEMGLYSDPYSDFGRLAMELWRSCRLVVDTGIHAKKWTREQAIAYYMDNTPNAESDAVKMVERHIVMPSQATAYKVGMNKILALRAYAKEALGERFDIRAFHTLVLQNGPLPLDVLEQEVKDWVAAQSQA, translated from the coding sequence ATGCCTATAACCATAAGAAAAAGTCTGTTGACGCTGGCCCTTGGCGCCGTTTTAAGCAGCAGTTATCCCCTTCTCGCCCAAGCCTCCGTCTCCGGGCAGAGTAACCAAGCATCAAACCTGGCTCCTGAGGTCATCAAGGCCGAATCCGCCAAAGCCAACGCCCTGTTTGAAGCCATCTTCAACGAAGATGTCGCCGCCAGCCCGGTGCGGCAGACCTTTCTAGGTATCAAGACAGATTACGGCAAATGGGACTCACTGGGAGATGCGGCCGATGATGCCGCGCTTGCTCGCGCCAAGCAGCAGCTTGAGCGTCTGTCACTACTGGATCCGACAAAGTTGGACTCACAGAGCAAGTTGAGCCTGGAGCTGTTGACCGCCAAGCTGCAACGTCAGATCCGCGATGATAAGTTCCGCCACTACAACTACCCGGTCAACCAGATGTACGGCATTCACTCGCTGGTGCCTTCATTGTTGATAAACCAACACTCGATAGCCGACGAAGCCGATGCCCGCGCCTATATCAGCCGTTTAGCCGGGGTTCCTGAGCTGTTCGAGCAACTGATCACCGCCCTCAAGGTTCGCGCCGAGGAAGGCATAATCGCCCCCAAGTTCGTATTCCCCCACGTACTTTCAGACAGTCGCAATATTATTCATGGCGCGCCGTTTGATAGTGAGCCGGACAGCGCCATCTGGGCCGACTTCAAGGGCAAGTTGGCAAAACTCAAGCTGGATGAAGACACCCGAGACAAACTGCTGGATCAAGCCACCATCGCCCTCAAAGAACAATTGAGGCCAGCTTACCAAAAGCTGATTGCCTATCTCGAAACCCTGGAAAAACGGGCCGACAGTAGAGATGGAGTCTGGAAATTCCCGAGCGGCAGCGCCTTCTATAACAATGCCCTGGCCAATACCACCACCACAGAGATGAGCGCCGATACCATTCATCAATTAGGACTGGACGAGGTCGCCAGGATCCACGGCGAAATGCGCGCCATCATGGACAAAGTTGGCTTCAAGGGCGATCTCAAAGCCTTCTTCGAGTTTATGCGCCAGGATGAAGGTTTCTACTTCCCGGACAATGACGCTGGCCGCCGGGCCTATCTGAGAGAGGCCACCGCCCTTATCGATAACATGAACTCGCGCCTGGATGAAGTATTCAAGGTAAAGCCCAAAGCGCCTTTGATAGTCAAGCAAGTGGAAGCCTTCAGGGAGAAGTCTGCTGGCAAGGCTTTCTACAACCAGCCCTCGGCCGATGGCAGTCGTCCGGGAACTTACTATGCCAACCTCTATGACATAATGGCTATGCCCAAATACCAGATGGAGGCACTGGCCTACCATGAAGGGATCCCCGGGCATCACATGCAGATAGCCATAGCCCAGGAACTGGAAGGACTTCCCAGCTTCCGTCGCTTCGGCTCTTACACGGCTTATATCGAGGGCTGGGGACTTTACAGTGAGTACTTCCCCAAGGAGATGGGGCTTTACAGCGATCCCTACTCAGACTTTGGCAGATTGGCGATGGAGCTATGGCGCTCCTGCCGTTTGGTGGTGGATACCGGGATCCATGCCAAGAAATGGACTCGAGAGCAAGCCATAGCCTATTACATGGACAACACTCCCAATGCCGAATCTGACGCAGTAAAAATGGTTGAGCGGCACATAGTTATGCCCTCGCAGGCAACCGCTTACAAGGTGGGGATGAACAAGATACTTGCGCTTAGAGCCTACGCCAAGGAGGCGCTGGGTGAGCGTTTCGACATTCGCGCCTTCCACACCCTGGTATTGCAAAACGGCCCCTTGCCGCTGGATGTACTTGAGCAGGAAGTAAAAGACTGGGTGGCCGCGCAAAGCCAGGCTTGA
- a CDS encoding LysR family transcriptional regulator, translating to MLELLEPIAIFTHVARAGSFSAAARRLGISKSKVSTQVADLEHKLGIQLIQRTTRSLSLTEAGNLLYVQGEELLRDADQAVASVHNLNDATRGVLKVGISQSFGTMHIIPALPEFMTRHPDLELQVSLLDHKVDVVSEGLDLLLTMSEQLPLGMVARPLMKCQFLLVASPGYVAAHGMPARPEQLVEHNCLVYHGEWHEHSVWQFKKGDDYCEIGVSGNFRVDNAPALKSAAVSGLGVVYLASYLLEDEIEKGTLVPLLPDWQLTHHLPLQAVYPRRKHLAPKVSAFIEFIKDHIGTPPYWDKKYADLFALRQEK from the coding sequence ATGTTAGAACTGTTAGAACCTATCGCTATTTTCACTCATGTCGCCCGTGCCGGCAGCTTCAGTGCCGCGGCGCGCAGGCTTGGAATATCCAAATCCAAGGTCAGTACCCAGGTTGCCGATCTTGAACATAAACTCGGGATCCAGTTGATCCAGCGAACGACCCGTAGCTTAAGCCTCACCGAAGCCGGTAATCTGCTGTATGTGCAGGGGGAAGAACTGCTCAGGGATGCGGATCAGGCGGTGGCCAGTGTGCACAACCTCAATGATGCCACCCGAGGCGTGCTCAAGGTAGGGATCTCCCAGTCGTTCGGCACCATGCATATTATTCCGGCACTGCCCGAGTTTATGACCCGTCACCCGGATCTCGAGCTGCAGGTGAGCCTGTTGGACCATAAGGTTGATGTGGTCAGTGAAGGCCTGGATCTGCTGCTGACCATGTCAGAGCAACTGCCTCTGGGTATGGTGGCCCGCCCGCTGATGAAGTGTCAGTTCCTGCTGGTGGCATCCCCCGGGTATGTTGCGGCCCACGGTATGCCGGCCCGGCCGGAGCAGCTGGTGGAGCACAACTGTTTGGTTTACCACGGTGAATGGCATGAGCACAGCGTCTGGCAATTCAAGAAGGGCGATGACTACTGTGAGATAGGGGTTTCGGGTAATTTCAGAGTCGACAATGCGCCGGCGCTCAAGTCTGCCGCTGTCAGTGGGCTTGGGGTGGTTTATCTCGCCAGTTATCTGCTGGAAGATGAAATAGAAAAAGGCACTCTGGTTCCTCTACTTCCCGATTGGCAACTGACCCATCATCTGCCGCTGCAGGCGGTTTATCCAAGACGTAAACACTTGGCTCCCAAGGTGAGTGCCTTTATCGAGTTCATTAAGGATCACATAGGTACACCACCCTATTGGGACAAAAAATACGCAGATCTGTTTGCCCTGCGTCAGGAAAAATAA